DNA sequence from the Asticcacaulis sp. AND118 genome:
GCCCAGCGTGATGCCGTCCTTGCCGTTGCGGCCGAATTCAGGCCATAGCACCGAGACCTTGTAATTGTAGTCGAGCTTCCCCTGATCGACCAGCCGCGCGATCATCAGCGCGGTCACGGCCTTGGTCGAGGAAAAGACCGGCGTCAGGGTCGCATCGGTAAAGGGGGCCGTGCCTTCGCGGTTGCTGACCCCGCCCCACAGGTCGAGAATGACCTCCTCGTCCTGTACCACGGTGAAACGCGCCCCCTTTTCGGTCAGGCCGTCGGGCCCATCGACGAAGTTCTGCGCGAAGCGGTCCTTGACGGCGGCGAAGCGGGCGGGGGCGGTGCCGTTGATCTCGGGCATGGGCGGTCTCCGGTTTGTGCCGCCTACCTATAGAGCGACAAGCCGAAAAGTGTGAGCGGTTTTCGGCGATCTATCGCGACCAAACATAGGCGGCAGCACAGCTTTGGGCAACGGTCTGCAAACGATAGCGCCGCGACCAGAGGCACTGTTGCCGCAAAAAGGCCGCAATTCGCCTCACCCTTGCGTCCAACCCCTGAGGAGGATGCCCATGTTTGCCCGCACTGCACTTATTGTTTTTGCCGCCGCCCTCGCCCTGACCGGCCCGGCGACGGCCCACGAAGGCCACGACCATGCCGCCCATGCGGGCGCGCCCGACGCGGCGCTGAAGGCCGCTATAGACGGTGCCTGGCGTACGCCGGAAAACAAGGGGCGCGATCAATTCCGCCACCCGGCGGACTCGCTGGCCTTCTGGGGCCTGAAGCCCGGCGCGAACATCGTCGAATACTATCCGGGCGCCAAGGGCTGGTGGACCGAGATCCTCGCCCCCTATGCGCATCAGACCAAGGGCGCCTATACCGGCGTGATGAACAACACCAGCGACGCCAACTTCTGGGCCGAGGTGGCGGACAAGTCGATCTATGGCGAGGTCAAGGCCTCGACCCTGGCCGACCTGCCGGCGGGGCAGGCCGATCTGGTGCTGATCGCGCGGGCCTTCCATAACTGGGCGCGTCAGGACGGGGCGACCGAGCGTCATCTGGACGCGGCGTTCAAGGCGCTGAAATCGGGTGGCGTGCTGGCCGTCGAACAGCACCGCGCGCCGGAAGGCTCGGACCCCAAAGCGGGCACCGGCTATGTCTCGGAAGGCTATGTCATCGAAGCGGCGAAAAAGGCGGGCTTCGTCTTCGTCGGCAAGAGCGAGATCAACGCCAATCCGAAGGACACGCGCGACCATCCGTTCGGCGTGTGGACGCTGAAACCCATCCGCAACAGCGGGCAGGGCGACAAGGCCCTGACGGCGGATCAGCGCGCCCGCTTCGACGCCATTGGCGAGTCCGATCGCATGACGTTGAAGTTCAAGAAGCCGTAAAAAAGGAAGTCCCTCGCCCCTTGGGGAGAGGGAAGCGCGAAGCGCAGGGTGAGGGGGAAGGCAACAGGTTCGGTGTTCGCCCCCTCACCCCAACCCTCTCCCCGTGGGGGAGAGGGGGCTAAGTCTTTTCTCATTGACCATCTTCAGCAGTTCCGCCGCCGCCATCGCGTCCGAAAGGGCGCGGTGGTGGTTTTTTAATTCGATGCCGAAATGGCGCGACAGCGGGGCCAGACCATAGGCCGCCAGCCCCGGAAAATGCCGGCGCATCGATGCCACCGTGCAGAGCTTCGGATAGCGGAACGGTCGCTCCAGCCGCCGGTATTCCGCCGACAGAAAACCGTAGTCGAAATTGACATTGTGCGCGACGAAGACGGCCCCCTTCATAAAGGTCTCGAACGTATCCGCGATCTCGGCGAAGCGCGGCGCGTCCTTCACCATTTCATTGCTGATGCCGGTCAATTCGGTGATGAAGGGCGGGATGCGCCGTTCGGGATTGATCAGGCTTTGCCAGGTGTCGATGATCTCGCCATTGCGGATTTTCACCGCGCCGATCTCAGTGACCCGCTCATAGGCCGATTGCCCGCCCGTCGTCTCGATATCGACCACGGCATAGACCTGATCCGGGTCGGGCCGGAAACCGACGCGCAGGATGCCAGCCTCGAAACCGGCTTGTCGCAGAAGGTTGAGCCGCGCCAGTTGATGCCGGCGTACCTGATCGCCTTCGCCCTTCACCTCGATGAACTTCACGCCGTTCGGACCGATCAACATCAGGTCGGGGAAGCCGTCGCGCAGGCCCTGAAAATCGGCGCACAAGGCGACCACGATATCGCGCACGGCGGCGGGCGAAGCGGCGCTCAGAAAGTCGCGCATCAGGTCGCCAAGGCCGGGCCACCAGCCGAACACGCCGTTTTCGCGGCCTTCGCGGCGGGCGAGGGTGTCGGCGATCAGCGGCCACGCCCGGCCTTCCTCCAGCGCCTTCAGCCGTTGCGCAACGGCCTCCGGGAACAGGGCGGCAAAACGGTTGCCTTTCAGGGCCTGCGGCATCCAGTCGAACCCGGACGCCAGCGCGCCCGGCTGCTCGAACAGTTCGTCCCAGAACAGCAGGCCGAACAGGGCGGGCCACAGGCCGTTTTCGACATGATGCGCCGTCCAGCCCTGCGCCTCGTAATGGTGGATGGCCGCCAGTTCCGGCAGGCCGCGATAGAGGTCGTCGGCGGCGATTTCTTCGCCGTCGCGCAGCAGGTCGGTGAAGACGCTGGTGCGTTTTTTTCCGAACTTGCGGCGGTAGAAGTCGTCGGCGAAGAGGAAGGCTTCGTCGTGCGCCGGAGCGTCGAGCATCGATTCCAGCAGGCCCTGAACGCGCTCGACATCGCCGCGCGCGTGCAGCAGGCGGATGGTGCGTTCCTGACTCTCGAACAGGCCCGACTGCGCGTAGAAGCCGATGGCCCGGTCGCCGTCCTTCTGCCGCTCGAAAAAGCGCCCCAGATCGTGCATCAGCCGGTCGCGCAGGTCTTCGACAAACGGGGTGGCGGCGGCGGGCCAATCCCCGACGCGCTCGGCCAGTCGTCGATAGTCCTCCGGCGTCGCCCCCTTGAGCGATTTCAACGCCTGCGTATAGAGGTGACCGCCCAGCGCCTCCTCACGACTGGCGAAGCGCGCCTGATAGGCCGTTTGCCCGCGCACCGACACCACGCCGAGATCGCGCAGGGTGAAGGCCGTGAGATTGTCGCTCAGCTTGCCGAAATAGAGATAGAGCAGGAAGCCGACCGTATCGCGATGGCCGGGCACCCAGGTGGAGGCGCTGAAACCGGCGGCGAAAGCCTCGAACGGAATATGCGTCTGAACGGCGTGGACCAGTTGCGCCTTGCTCCATTGCCGTTGTATCGCGACGCCCTGATCGCGCGCCATCTGTTCCAGCATGGGCCGCGTCAGGGTGTCGAGCCAGTGGCGATAATCGTCCGCGCCGATCGGCCGCGCAAAACCCGTTTCGACCAGTTCTTCCAGCCGCCATTCGACCTCGCCGATTTCGGCATAGACCAGATCGGCGACGGTGAAGACCGGGCGCTTGCGATTCGACATGCGGATGAACAGGCATTGGGCCTCGACACTTAAGGTCTCGAAGGCGTCGATGAAGGCGTGTTCGGCCTCGCCCAGCACCGTCGCATAGACCTCGCGCACGAAGGCCAGCATCTCGGTGAAATGGGCGTGGTAATAGGTCGGCGGCAGGACAGGAAAACGCGACATGTCGAACCTCATGGGGGTCAACAATGTTCTTTATATGTTCCCGTGGCGCGACGCAAGGCGGTGAGCGCCTACTTCTTACCCATCATGTCCATGATGTTGAGGACGGCCGGGCCGAGAATGACGACGAACAGCACCGGCAGGAAGAAGACGATCATGGGCACGGTAAGCTGCGCCGGCAGGGCCGCGGCCTTCTTTTCCGCCGCCGAAAGGCGCAGTTCGCGGTTTTCCTTGGCCATGACGCGCAGCGCGGTGCCGAGCGGCGTGCCGTATTTTTCCGCCTGGATCATGGCCGTACACACCGACTTGATCCCCGGATAGTTGGTGCGGCGCGCCAGCCCTTCATAGGCCATGCGACGTTCGGGCAGGTAAGACAGTTCGGCGACCAGCAGCGACAGCTCTTCGGCCAGTTCGATGGAGGCCGAGCCGATTTCCTGCGACACCTTCTGCAAGGCGGCTTCGATCGACATGCCCGCCTCGACGCAGATCAGCAGCAGGTCGAGCGCGTCGGGGAAGGCCGAGACGATCGAGGCGCGGCGCTTGGACGCCACATTGCTGATGTAGATGTTGGGCGCGTAATAGCCGGCGACGAACATGGCGACGCAGATCAGGATCTTGATATTGGGCGGCTGACCCAGATCGTTGATCACATAGATATAGAAGGTGGCGAACGCCCCCAGCACGAAGGGCATGAGGAGTCGGAAGAAGTAGAAGGTGGTGATCGGTTTGGGGCCGCGGAAGCCGGCCATCGCCAGCTTGTCGACCACCTTCGGGTCTTCGAGCAGTTTCTTGAGGTTCAGACGGTCGACGATGCGCTTGTACAGGCTTTCGTCGGTTTGACGCAGGCCGCTGTTCTGGCCCGGCTGGGTCATGTTCTGGCGGGCCTGACGGCGCAACTCCTCGCGGCGCTGAGCCACGGCCTTCATGCGCTTGTCCAGTTGCTCGCCCGATATAGAGGAGCGCAGGAGCGTCAGCACGGTGAAGAAAACCAGCACGGCCACCGCCACGCTGATCAGGTTGGCCGGGTGCATGAGGGTGATGGCCAGTTCTTTCATGCCACCACCTAAAATTTGAAGTTGATCATGTTGCGCATCATCAGGATGCCGAACAACATCCAGATGGCGCCGCCGACGATCAGGATATTGCCGCGCGGATCGCTGATCAGCGTGCCCATATAGCCCGGATTGGTCATGTAGATCAGGACGCCGACGCCCGGCGGCAGCACGCCGATAATGGTGGCCGAAGCAATGGCTTCCGACGACAGCGCCTTGATCTTTTCGCGCATCATGCGCCGCGAACGCAGCACGTTCGACAGGTTGCCCAGGGCTTCGGCGAGGTTGCCGCCGGTCTTCTGCTGGATGGCGATGACGATGGTGAAGAAGCGCAGTTCCGGCGTCGGCATACGCTCGCACATCTTTTCAAGCGCCAGATCGAGCGTCATACCCACGGCGATGTTCTCGTTGAGACGCTGGAACTCCGGCCCCAGCGGCGCGGGCAGTTCCTTGGCGATGATCTTAAGGCCGTCGTGCACCGGCAGGCCCGACTTGATGCCGCGCACCAGAATGTCGATGGCGTCCGGGAAGTTGGCGGTGAACTTGGCGATGCGGCGCTTGGCGAGAAAGCCCAGCCACCAGCGCGGCGCGCCATAAGCGAAAGCGAAACCCGCGCCGAGACCGGCCAGGGGCAGGCGGCTGAGGACCATCACGGCGATGCCGGCGATCACGCCGAGCGCGACCGACCAGATCCAGAAGGTTTTCACATTGGGCGTCAGCCCGGCGTGCTGCATGCGCGCGGTCAACGACAGGCGGGCCTTGCGCTCGCGCTGCTCGGATTCCTTGAGTTGCAGCATGATCTGCTTGCGGCGTTCTTCCGGGGTTTTGCTGGCCGCCGCCCTCTGGCCCTTGCGGCGCGGGGCGCCGGCGCTGACCGCAATGGCCTGCGCGCGCTTGGCCGCGACTTCGGACGCGCCGCCGCCGGTCAGGACGAAGCCGACCGAGGCCAGGATCACGAAGCTGAGGAAGGCGATAAGGAAGAACATCATGACATTTTACTCGCGCAATTTTGCCCGAAAACCGCTTCACACTTTTCGGATTGCGCTATGCTACTCCGCCGCATCCAGCGCCTCCGCCAGTTCGCGCTCAAGGCCGTAATAGCGGGCGCGATCCCAGAAGCGCGGACGGCCGATGCCGGTCGAACGGTGACGCCCGACGATCTTGCCCTGCTTGTCTTCGCCCTCGATCTCGTACAGGAACAGGTCCTGCGTGATGATGACGTCGCCTTCGAGGCCCAGCACTTCGGTGATGTGGGTGATGCGGCGAGAGCCATCACGTAGACGTGCGGCCTGCACGATGATGTCGACCGAGCCGACGATCATTTCGCGGATGGTGCGCGACGGCAGGCCGTAGCCGCCCATGGTGATCATCGATTCCAGACGCGAAATGGCTTCGCGCGGCGAGTTGGCGTGCAGCGTGCCCATTGAGCCGTCGTGGCCGGTGTTCATGGCCTGCAGGAGGTCGAAGGCCTCCGGGCCACGGACTTCGCCGACGATGATGCGTTCGGGACGCATCCGCAGACAGTTCTTGACCAGATCGCGCATGGTGATCGAGCCCTGGCCTTCGAGGTTCGGCGGACGGGTTTCGAGACGCACCACGTGCGGCTGCTGAAGTTGCAGTTCGGCGGCGTCTTCGCAGGTGATGACGCGCTCGGTCGGGTCGATGAAGGCGGTCATGGTGTTGAGCAGGGTCGTCTTGCCCGAACCCGTACCGCCGGAGATCAGCACGTTGCAGCGCGAGGCCCCGATGACGCCCAGCACGCGCGCCCCTTCCGGGCTGATGGAGCCGAACTCCACCAGGTTGCGCATGGTCAGCTTGTCCTTTTTGAACTTACGAATGGTCAGCGTCGGACCATCCAGCGCCAGCGGCGGCGCGATGACGTTGACGCGCGAACCGTCGGGCAGGCGGGCGTCGCAGATGGGCGAGCTTTCGTCGACGCGGCGGCCGACCTGCGACACGATGCGCTGACAGATATTCATCAACTGCCCATTGTCGCGGAAGCGCACATTGGTCAGTTGCACCTTGCCGTTGACTTCGATGAAGACGCGGCCCGCGCCGTTGACCATGATGTCGGCGATATCGTCGCGCGCCAGCAGCGGCTCCAGCGGCCCGTAGCCCAGAACGTCGTTGATGATGTCCTGAACCAGCGCGTCCTGTTCGACGATGGACATGGAGACGTTTTTGATCGTCACCAGTTCCGAAACGATGTCGCGGATTTCCTCCGACGCCGCTTTCTGATCGAGTTGCGCCAGTTGCGACAGGTCGATGGTGTTCAGAAGGGCGTTGAAGATCGCCGTCTTGGTGGCGTGGTAATAGTCGGACTGCTCGCGGACGATTTCGGTGACCGCCTGCGCCTTGTGCATCTGGTCGATGCCGGCGGACAGCTTGCTGGCCTTGGCCGCGGGCTTGTCGGCGGTGCGGCGTTCGGGTTCGGCGGGGCGCGCGGCTTCCGCGACGCCCTGGGGCCGCGTGGCGATGTCGCCGGCGGCCTTGGCCGGTGGCGGGGCACCTTTAATTTCCTGAGGCTTTTCAGCGGAAGGATTGGCGCCGCCGCTGAGCGCCTGCGGGCGCATCTGGGCCGCGGCCTGCGCACCCGGCGACGGCGCAGCCGTCCGCGGGGCCGCACTCGGGCCGGTCGGCTTGCCGGAAGGATCCGTGGGGCGCTTACCGAACACCTATGGCCTCACTTCTTCTTCGGAAAAAACTTGCCGAGAAGCGAGGCCGAACCGGCCTTCTTCTTCGGCTCCGGCGTGCGGCCGGTGATGGCCGCCGTCAGGGACAGCAGGGCTTCGTGGGTCTTGGAACCCGGCGCGCATTCGGCGATCATCTGACCGTTATTGGCGGCCTGACCAAAGGTTTTGGCGTCGAAGGCTATGGTGCAGGACGGGGCGATGCCCAGCGCGGCGGTGAAGTCCTTGACCGGGATTTCCGGACGGCCCGGCATATCGACCTGATTGAGGACGATGCGCGGCGGATTGTCGTTCGGGCGGAAGGATTTGAGCAGCTCGATCAGGTTCTTGGCGTTGCGCAGGGACGCCAGATCAGGCGTCGCCACGATCACCACCTCGTCGGCGGCGATCAGCGATTTCTTCAGCCAGGGCGTCCAGATGTGCGGCAGGTCCATCACGATGAAGGGCGCGACCGAGCGCACCTTGCGCGTCACTTCCTCGAAGGCGTCTTCGTCGGCCAGATAGTCCTGATCGAGCGAGGCGGGCGCCGAGAACAGCGACAGGCGCTCGGTGCAGCGCGTCAGCATACGGTCGAGCAGCACCGGGTCGAGGCGGTCCGGCTCGTTCAGCGCGTCGGCCATGCCCTGCAACGGATCCTGATTGAAGTCGAGACCGGCGGTGCCGAAGGGCAGGTCGTAGTCGGCGATGACCGTATTGGCCTGCATGGATTCGGACAGGGCGTGGGCGAAATTGTGCGCCAGCACCGACGAACCAGCGCCGCCGCGCGCGCCGATAAAGGCGATGGCGCGGCCGACGAACGGGGTTTCCGGATCGTTGAACAGGGTGGCGATGGATTTGATCAGTTGCAGCGGCTTGACCGGCGCGACCAGATATTCCGACACGCCCTGACGGATCAGTTCGCGGTACAGCGAGATGTCGTTATGCGCGCCGATGACCACGACTTTGGTGTTGGCGTCGCAGACCTCGGCCAGACGGCCCAACTGATCCAGAAGGCCGTGGGCCTGCTGGTGCGATTCGACGATCAGCAGAGACGGGGTCGGCTCGTGCTGATAGGCGGCGATGGCCTCTTCGATGCCGCCGCGGCGGACGAGGGACTGCGCGCGCGCCATGCGGCGGTCCAGCGCCGCCGTGTCGCAGGCGTGCAGCGTGGTTTCGGCGTCCGGGAAGAAGTGGATGCCGATGCGCGGGATAGACACCGCGCCCAGTTCGTCGCCCAGCAGTTCGGCGGCGCCCGTTTCACCGGGCACGAAGCTGGCGGGGGTCAGGGCCTGACGTTGCAGGCCCTCCTGCGGTGTCAGGAGATCGAAGCCGTCTTCGGGCAGGTCCTCGAACGGATCTCCCAGATCGAGCGCGTCCGCCGCCTCGTAATTCTGCGTGAAGCCGTCGTCGGCGTCGTCAAAGCTGTCGAAAGGATCGGTCTGTCGGGTGTTGGCTGACATGGACGGACTCACTGAATGACCTTGGCGATATTGCTCTTGGCAGCCTCATCCTTGGCTGCCGAGGTCACCTCGCCCTTGCGATACTTGTCGATGATGATGGTGCGTCGGCCCGCGTCGCCGGGGATATACGGCTCCGGGCTGTGGATGTCGCGCGGATCGTCGATCTGCGCGGCCAGATTGGCGTTCACGGCGCAGCCCATGTTTTGCGGGGCGACATTGTGGCGGGTCGCGGCGATGTTTTCCCAGTCGAGATTGCACTGCGGCACCACGGCCCGGTACTCATGGGTGATCAGGCTGACCACGTCGGCGGGCTGGGCCTGAGAGGTGCTGGCCGAAATAGAGTGCGTACTGACCTGATGCGCTTCCAGATAGAGCCGGATGGCGTCGCCGGTGCGCTGGGCATCGGGCGTGCTGGCCGTGACGATGCCGATATCGACCGGGCCGCCGCCGTTCCAGGTGGCCTTCAGCGCCACCTGATCCAGCGCGCGGCGCTGATTGTCCGACAGGCCGCTGCCGGCGTGGATCTTGAAATGCAGGGCGTCGGTGCGCGTTTCGGTCGACATGGGATAGTGGTCGAGCGGCGTCGGCGCATTGGCCTGAAAAGACGGCGGATCGTTACTCATGCAGCCGGCCAGAACCGAGGTGCCTAAGAGGAGGACGGCGATACGAAGTGCGGTCGGATGGTTCATGTGCCTTGTCCCTATTCGATCACATAGCCGATGGGAGCCTGATAGCTGCCGGCGGGCGGTGGCGTCTCGGCCATCTCGCCACGACTGCGGCGGACGGCCTTGTTGATGCGGCCGAGGAAGACGGTTTCAAGATCGCCAGCGGCCTGGAAGCCGTCGGCGGGCGTCTGGAAGACGGAGGGATTCTTGGCCGACACGATATACGGGGTGACGATCACCACCAGTTCGGTCTGCTGATCAAGGAAGTCGCGCGAGCGGAACAGCGCGCCGAGGACGGGCATGGTCGCCATGCCGGGCAGGGCGTCGACGGTCTGCTTGTACTTCGACTGCAGCATGCCGGCGATCATGAGCGAGCCGCCGGAGGGCAACTCGACCGTGGTTTCGGCGCGGCGCACCGACAGGGCCGGCAGGGTGAAGTCCGTGTCGAGCTGGAAAGCGCCGGAATTGGTGATTTCCGACACCTCGGTATTCAGCTTCAGCGAGATGGTGCCGTTCGACAGAACGACGGGGGTGAAGCCGAGACCGACGCCGTAGGTCTTGAATTCGACGGTAATGCGGCCGGTGGCGTCGCGGGCCACGGGAATGGGAAATTCACCGCCGACCAGGAATTTGGCGGCTTCGCCGGATACGGCGGTCAGGTTGGGTTCGGCTAGGGTGCGGGTCAGGCCGACGCGCTCGAAGGCCTGAAGCGAGGCCGCCAGATAGCGGTCGGTATAGCCGATCTGCATACCGCCCAGCGAGCGGCCGTTGGTGCCGTAGGTCGGCGTATTCTGAACGCCGTACTGCACTTCGCCGGTGGCGCCGCTCAGCCCGTTGAAATTGAAGCCGAGCTGCTTGATCGAGGACTTCTCGATCTCGACGATGCGGACCTTCAGGCTGACCTGATCCTTGCCGGCGATGGCCAGCATGTTAATGATGTTGTCCGGTTTCTCGGCAAAGGCGATGGCCAGACGCTGGATGGCTTCGGATTCCGAGGCATTGGCCACCACACCCGACAGGATGATGTAGCCGTTGACGGTCTGCACCTCGACATCCGACTGCGGATAGAGCTGATGCACCGTGTCCGACAACTGGTCGGTGGAGACGCCGACGCGGATTTGAAGATTGAGGATCTGACGGCCGGCCCCGTCGAAGAAGATGGCGTCGGACTGACCCGCCGCCACGCCCAGCACGAAGACGCGGCGTGGCGTACGCAGGACAGTGTCCGCGGCGGCCGGGTTCGACACGAAGACGTCGGCGGCGTCCACCGGCAGGTCGATGACCGCCGAGCGTCCCTTGGCGATGTTGAGCACCTGGGTGCGCACGCCCGAAGTCTGCGTCTGGACCTTCATGCCGCCAGTCGCGGCGTACGGTTTGGGGGCCGCCTGAACGCCGGCAGCCGCCAGTGTGCTGAGCAGCAGGCCGGCGGCGAGAGCGGGGAGGCGTTTGTGAAGCCGTGTCATGGAAGGACGTCTCTTCATGAAATCTCTCATCGGGTCACCGGCACGTCCGTGCCCTGCCCGTTGCGATAGACGACCACCTTGTTTCCGGTGGCGACAGCCGTGGGTCCGACGCGGCCCGAAGGCCCGCCGATATCGGCATAGGAACGGAGCATCAGCGACAGCGGCCCCTGCGCCTTGGCCTGAGCCAGGGCCTCGCCGTCTTCGGGGCGCAGCTCCAGCGTGGCGGTGGCGCCGATGACCGAGGGCTGATCTGACTTGGCTTCGACCGTCTGATCGACGGCCAGCACCTTGACGTTGCGCAGGACCGGGCGGGCGATGTGGGTCGACTGACCGTTGTTCTGGACTTCGCTCGACACCAGAATATCGACGCGGTCGCCGGGCAGGATGAAGCCGCCCGCCGTGCTTTCGACGCTCACCGGCACGGCCATGGCGCGCATGCCGGGAGCCAGCATCACGGCCATGAAGCCGCCAGCGTCGGCACGGACGACCTTGCGGGCGATGATGGGCTCGTTCGGCAGGATGTCTTCGCGGACGACGCCCCCCAGAACGGCGTCCATGCCGCGCGTCGGGTTAAGCGCCTTGTCGGCGGCGTCGGCGACCTGAGCCGCGCCGTTTTCGACGGTCTTGTCCAGCGCCTTGTCCTCGCTCGACTTCGCCTCGGCAGGCGCAACCGGCGTGATGGGACGGTCGGTGAAATAGGCTTCGTTGATGCTGTCTTCGGGCCAGGCCTTCCAGGCCAGGTCGGCTTCGGAGATGCGCTCGCCGATCTTGAGGTGGCGGGCAGCGACCAGAACCTTGGCGGTGGGCGCTTCGACGGTAACCTTCTGCGAAGCATTGGCGTCGGCCGCGCCGTTGCCGCCGATCATGCCGCGCACAACCAGCGCCAGCAACAGCGCCGCGACCGCGGCGATGCCGATTACGACATAACGTGACGCCTTCATGGAGGTTCCCCTTACAAAGCCCCCGGCGGCGTTCTGGCGCGCGCGGATAGCCGGTCAATTGGCAATTGCGGGGAATCTTGGCTTAACGGTGGTTAACGCCAGCCTAAGAAACGCGCGGGGCGGGCAAATTTATGAAAATCAGGCATTTGAACGCTTAACGCGCATCCCGATCCGACGGGATCGGCATAGCGCTTAACGTTTTTATTTTGCCGCGCATTTGATTCCCCAAACCGCTGCGCACTTTTTGGACGCGCTCTGGCGTGCACCCGGTTCGCGCTTACCCGACGGACCTGGTGAGCAGCGGCCACAGGTCACCGTAGGGAATCGCCAGAAAACCGCCCGCGCAGATGGCCACGCCGTAGGGTATGTCGCCTTTGGGCTTGAGCAGGGTCTGGAGCCATTGCGGCAGGGAAGGGGTGTAGATCTGGAGATATTGACGCGCCACGACCAGCAGTACGGTGAAAACGCCGCCGGCTATGGCTGTGTAGATAAGGAAAACCAGCGCGCCGGTCGGATCGAACCACAGGGCGGCGGCGGCCATCAGCTTGGCGTCCCCCCCGCCGATGACCCGAAAGGCAAAGGCGGTGAAGCCGATCACCAGGCCGGCGAAGCCGATGCCGGTATGTTGAAGGATGACGAGAGGCGGGAGACCTAACAGCAGAGCCGTTGGAAAGAAGGCGACGGCCAGTATCAGGCACAGCCGGTTCGGAATCAGCATCGACTTGAGGTCGCTGAACGCCGCCCAGACGAGACAGGCGGGATAGGTCAGGGCGAAGAGGAGGGGTATCAGCATGGACCGCGACGTCTGAAGTAATTTCCAAGCGCCAGCGCTAACCGGATATGCTGAATAAAGCGTGAAGCTCAGGGGCAGGGGGATAACGGAAAACGCCGCAGACCTTGGCCTGCGGCGTTCGAAACTTATAAACGCGTACTGAACTTAGCTGGTCTTCTTCAGCGTCGTGCCGATATTGGTGAAGGCCGTGTTCAGGTCACCGCTGAGCATGCCCATGACGGACACGAGGGCGACGGCGATAAGGGCGGCGATCAGGCCGTATTCGATGGCGGTGGCGCCCGATTCGTCTTTGATGAAAGTGTTGAGC
Encoded proteins:
- a CDS encoding prepilin peptidase, yielding MLIPLLFALTYPACLVWAAFSDLKSMLIPNRLCLILAVAFFPTALLLGLPPLVILQHTGIGFAGLVIGFTAFAFRVIGGGDAKLMAAAALWFDPTGALVFLIYTAIAGGVFTVLLVVARQYLQIYTPSLPQWLQTLLKPKGDIPYGVAICAGGFLAIPYGDLWPLLTRSVG
- the cpaB gene encoding Flp pilus assembly protein CpaB, encoding MKASRYVVIGIAAVAALLLALVVRGMIGGNGAADANASQKVTVEAPTAKVLVAARHLKIGERISEADLAWKAWPEDSINEAYFTDRPITPVAPAEAKSSEDKALDKTVENGAAQVADAADKALNPTRGMDAVLGGVVREDILPNEPIIARKVVRADAGGFMAVMLAPGMRAMAVPVSVESTAGGFILPGDRVDILVSSEVQNNGQSTHIARPVLRNVKVLAVDQTVEAKSDQPSVIGATATLELRPEDGEALAQAKAQGPLSLMLRSYADIGGPSGRVGPTAVATGNKVVVYRNGQGTDVPVTR
- a CDS encoding Flp family type IVb pilin encodes the protein MTKLLNTFIKDESGATAIEYGLIAALIAVALVSVMGMLSGDLNTAFTNIGTTLKKTS
- a CDS encoding type II and III secretion system protein family protein; amino-acid sequence: MTRLHKRLPALAAGLLLSTLAAAGVQAAPKPYAATGGMKVQTQTSGVRTQVLNIAKGRSAVIDLPVDAADVFVSNPAAADTVLRTPRRVFVLGVAAGQSDAIFFDGAGRQILNLQIRVGVSTDQLSDTVHQLYPQSDVEVQTVNGYIILSGVVANASESEAIQRLAIAFAEKPDNIINMLAIAGKDQVSLKVRIVEIEKSSIKQLGFNFNGLSGATGEVQYGVQNTPTYGTNGRSLGGMQIGYTDRYLAASLQAFERVGLTRTLAEPNLTAVSGEAAKFLVGGEFPIPVARDATGRITVEFKTYGVGLGFTPVVLSNGTISLKLNTEVSEITNSGAFQLDTDFTLPALSVRRAETTVELPSGGSLMIAGMLQSKYKQTVDALPGMATMPVLGALFRSRDFLDQQTELVVIVTPYIVSAKNPSVFQTPADGFQAAGDLETVFLGRINKAVRRSRGEMAETPPPAGSYQAPIGYVIE
- a CDS encoding CpaD family pilus assembly protein, with amino-acid sequence MNHPTALRIAVLLLGTSVLAGCMSNDPPSFQANAPTPLDHYPMSTETRTDALHFKIHAGSGLSDNQRRALDQVALKATWNGGGPVDIGIVTASTPDAQRTGDAIRLYLEAHQVSTHSISASTSQAQPADVVSLITHEYRAVVPQCNLDWENIAATRHNVAPQNMGCAVNANLAAQIDDPRDIHSPEPYIPGDAGRRTIIIDKYRKGEVTSAAKDEAAKSNIAKVIQ